The following coding sequences lie in one Calidithermus timidus DSM 17022 genomic window:
- the recO gene encoding DNA repair protein RecO codes for MERYHTLEALVVGRKAMPGGDVILSFVGPEGASQAVARKAMRPSGRSGRLSLFHHLRFQVYQKPGSDLPTLTQAELVGRLEGLEHPQRFPFAAFLAELAFRVASPEVAGRVWPLLVSALRGVAKHPNPRLVAIWGSWRILKAAGLAPNLSGEGTNLLDGELSTRGGVYLGLEGLEALAAVLRLPGSEAIDALQEAPLDRLMQALLAHTRYTVGELGSAVLLR; via the coding sequence GTGGAGCGCTACCACACCCTCGAGGCCTTGGTCGTAGGCCGCAAGGCCATGCCTGGGGGTGACGTGATCCTCTCCTTCGTGGGACCGGAGGGGGCCAGCCAGGCCGTAGCCCGCAAGGCCATGCGCCCTTCGGGGCGCAGCGGGCGCTTGTCGTTGTTTCACCACCTGCGCTTTCAGGTCTACCAGAAGCCCGGCTCCGACCTTCCCACCCTCACCCAGGCCGAGCTGGTGGGGCGGCTGGAGGGCCTCGAGCACCCCCAACGCTTCCCCTTCGCCGCTTTCCTGGCCGAATTGGCCTTCCGGGTGGCCTCTCCCGAGGTGGCGGGCCGGGTGTGGCCTCTGCTGGTCTCGGCGCTCAGGGGCGTGGCCAAGCACCCCAACCCCCGCCTGGTCGCCATCTGGGGGAGCTGGCGCATCCTCAAGGCGGCGGGGTTGGCTCCCAACCTGAGCGGGGAGGGTACCAACCTTCTCGACGGCGAGCTGAGCACCCGGGGTGGGGTCTATCTGGGCCTAGAGGGGCTCGAGGCCTTGGCCGCCGTGCTGCGCCTTCCCGGCAGCGAAGCCATCGACGCCCTGCAGGAAGCCCCGCTTGACCGCCTGATGCAGGCCCTGCTGGCCCACACCCGCTATACCGTGGGTGAGCTCGGCTCGGCGGTACTGCTAAGGTGA
- a CDS encoding bifunctional nuclease family protein: MVPAKVENLGLEPNSGSVIVLLRAENGPILPIVIGHLEAQHILAAFSEEKPPRPLLPDLFASVLDLLGVKLHRVEIVELKEGTFYARLILEQRGIEYDVDARPSDSLALALRTGAEILIAEEVLKQAGVDEFKMPGGSTAQA, encoded by the coding sequence ATGGTACCGGCCAAAGTGGAAAATCTGGGCTTGGAACCCAACTCCGGCAGCGTGATCGTGTTGCTCAGGGCTGAGAATGGCCCCATTCTGCCCATTGTGATCGGCCACCTCGAGGCCCAGCACATCCTCGCGGCTTTTTCCGAGGAGAAGCCCCCGCGGCCCCTGCTGCCCGACCTATTCGCCTCGGTGCTGGACCTGCTCGGCGTCAAGCTACACCGCGTCGAGATCGTCGAACTCAAGGAGGGTACGTTCTACGCCCGCTTGATCCTCGAGCAGCGGGGGATAGAGTACGACGTCGATGCCCGCCCCTCCGACAGCCTGGCCCTGGCCTTGCGCACGGGAGCCGAGATCCTCATCGCCGAGGAGGTGCTCAAGCAGGCCGGTGTGGACGAGTTCAAAATGCCTGGCGGCAGCACGGCGCAGGCGTAG
- a CDS encoding phosphoribosyltransferase family protein, which yields MKTYPVTIAGVKRELPVVQVGPGVAVALLNLLGDTELVEAAAQALAEKLPAEVETLITPEVKAVPLAHALSRLTGKPYVVARKTEKPYMINPVTRTVISITTGKPQLLVLDGTDVPLVKGKKVAIVDDVVSTGSTLKGLRELIEDVGGQMSAVLAVFTEGTPRDDVVALGHLPLFEPER from the coding sequence GTGAAAACTTACCCAGTCACCATCGCAGGGGTCAAGCGCGAGTTGCCGGTCGTGCAGGTGGGACCGGGGGTGGCAGTGGCCCTGCTCAACCTGCTGGGCGATACGGAGCTCGTCGAAGCGGCGGCCCAGGCCCTGGCCGAGAAATTGCCCGCCGAAGTAGAAACCCTCATCACCCCTGAAGTCAAGGCAGTCCCTCTGGCCCACGCGCTTTCCCGTCTCACCGGTAAGCCTTATGTCGTAGCCCGCAAGACCGAAAAACCCTACATGATCAACCCCGTGACCCGCACGGTGATCTCCATCACCACGGGTAAGCCCCAGCTCCTGGTGCTCGACGGCACCGATGTGCCCCTGGTCAAGGGCAAGAAAGTCGCCATCGTAGACGACGTGGTCTCCACCGGCAGCACCCTCAAGGGCCTGCGCGAGCTGATCGAGGATGTGGGCGGCCAGATGAGCGCGGTGCTGGCGGTTTTCACCGAGGGAACCCCTCGCGATGACGTGGTGGCGCTGGGGCACCTGCCCCTCTTCGAGCCGGAACGATAA
- a CDS encoding adenine phosphoribosyltransferase, with translation MDTYPITVGRVTRHVPLVETLPGVKIPLIELMGDVELVNAAAEALLKHLPPETDYLLTMETSPIVLAHAMSEMSGKPYVVVRRRRRPYMQDPIIQEVQSLTLGVSETLWLDSRMAEKLMGQNVSLVVDVVSSGGTIMALEKVAIRAGAKVVARLAAFHQGTNKLPVTFLSEIPILQTA, from the coding sequence ATGGATACCTACCCCATCACGGTGGGCCGTGTCACCCGGCACGTGCCCCTGGTCGAAACCCTCCCTGGCGTAAAGATCCCCCTGATCGAGCTGATGGGCGACGTCGAGCTGGTCAACGCAGCAGCGGAAGCCCTGCTCAAGCACCTGCCCCCCGAAACCGACTACCTGCTGACCATGGAGACCTCGCCCATCGTGCTGGCCCACGCCATGAGCGAGATGTCGGGCAAGCCCTATGTGGTCGTGCGCCGTCGCCGTCGCCCCTACATGCAAGACCCCATCATCCAGGAAGTGCAGTCGCTCACCCTGGGCGTCAGCGAGACCCTGTGGCTCGACAGCCGCATGGCCGAAAAGCTCATGGGCCAGAACGTGAGCCTGGTGGTGGACGTGGTCTCCTCGGGTGGAACGATCATGGCGCTCGAGAAGGTCGCCATTCGCGCCGGAGCCAAGGTCGTCGCCCGCCTGGCGGCCTTCCACCAGGGCACCAACAAGCTGCCCGTCACCTTCTTGTCGGAAATTCCCATCCTGCAGACGGCCTGA
- a CDS encoding alpha/beta hydrolase-fold protein, with translation MSVRFRYRKAAFDTLPYALYLPDGAPPKEGWPLVVFLHGSGERGCDGRKQATVGLPKHLKQHPERWPGIVAMPQCPEGLRWEGVVLESVYRLIGRLEREFSTDPDRLYLTGLSLGGHGAWNLACLYPDRFAAIAPMCAAADPFRVLFSLRHMPVWNFHGTDDEVVPVEFSRVLELALRKSGNKAHRFTEYDGVGHAVWDRAYANEELPRWLFAQRRKR, from the coding sequence ATGAGCGTGCGTTTCCGCTACCGCAAGGCCGCCTTCGACACCCTACCCTACGCGCTGTACCTCCCCGACGGCGCCCCGCCCAAGGAGGGCTGGCCACTGGTGGTCTTCTTGCACGGCTCGGGTGAGCGAGGCTGTGACGGCAGGAAGCAGGCTACCGTGGGGCTTCCGAAGCATCTAAAGCAGCACCCCGAGCGCTGGCCGGGTATTGTGGCCATGCCGCAGTGCCCCGAGGGGCTGCGTTGGGAGGGGGTGGTGCTCGAGTCGGTCTACCGGCTGATCGGGCGGCTGGAGCGGGAGTTCAGCACCGATCCCGACCGCCTCTACCTCACCGGGCTCTCCCTGGGCGGCCACGGCGCTTGGAACTTGGCCTGCCTCTACCCCGACCGCTTCGCCGCCATCGCCCCCATGTGCGCAGCCGCCGATCCCTTCCGCGTCCTGTTCAGCTTACGGCACATGCCGGTGTGGAATTTCCACGGCACCGACGACGAGGTGGTGCCCGTGGAGTTCAGCCGGGTGCTCGAGCTGGCCTTGAGGAAAAGCGGCAACAAAGCCCACCGCTTCACCGAGTACGATGGGGTGGGCCACGCCGTCTGGGACAGGGCCTATGCCAACGAAGAACTCCCCCGCTGGCTCTTCGCCCAACGCAGGAAGCGCTGA
- a CDS encoding acyl-CoA mutase large subunit family protein, with protein MTPTRPKHAWMRETYQKSVEKMPERPVAHRTLSDIAPEPLYTPEDLKGFNYDEKLGHPGEYPYTRGVYGSMYRSRLWTMRMFAGFGTAEQTNERFKKLLAAGQTGLSTAFDLPTLMGYDSDHPLSKGEVGKCGVAVSSLADMEILFEGINLEEVTTSMTINSPANAIWAMYLAAAKKKGYRWERLGGTIQNDILKEFIAQKEFIFPPEPSVKLVIDTFEWGPRNVPKWNFISVSGYHIREAGSTAVQELAYTLADGFEYVEAALERGLDIDEFAPRISFFFNAHNDFFEEVCKFRAARRIWAKQMRERYKAKNPASWMLRTHAQTAGVSLTAQQPLNNIARVAIQALAAVLGGTNSLHTDAYDEALALPTEESAKIALRTQQIIAYESGVTHTADPLAGSYYVEWLTDEMERQAMQIIEEIRRMGGVVRAIEEGYFLREIADASYRFQQEVERGERIIVGVNAFQDEGLQVPIQLIDPEVEKVQNARLAQVRRERDPAAVQAALEGLRRAAREGRNTMPHFVECALAYCTLGEMMDELRAVYGVYEEPVLV; from the coding sequence ATGACCCCAACCCGTCCCAAGCACGCCTGGATGCGGGAAACCTACCAGAAGTCCGTGGAGAAAATGCCCGAGCGCCCGGTGGCGCACAGGACCCTCTCGGACATCGCCCCGGAGCCGCTCTACACCCCCGAGGACCTGAAGGGCTTCAACTACGACGAGAAGCTGGGCCACCCCGGCGAGTACCCCTACACCCGTGGGGTCTACGGCTCGATGTACCGAAGCCGCCTGTGGACCATGCGCATGTTCGCGGGCTTCGGCACCGCCGAGCAGACCAACGAGCGCTTCAAGAAGCTTTTGGCAGCGGGCCAGACGGGCCTCTCCACTGCCTTCGACCTGCCCACCCTCATGGGCTACGACTCCGACCACCCCCTCTCCAAGGGCGAGGTGGGCAAGTGCGGGGTGGCCGTGTCCAGCCTGGCCGATATGGAGATCCTCTTCGAGGGCATCAACCTGGAAGAGGTCACCACCTCCATGACCATCAACTCGCCTGCCAACGCCATCTGGGCGATGTACCTGGCGGCGGCCAAGAAGAAGGGCTACCGTTGGGAGCGGCTGGGTGGCACCATCCAGAACGACATTCTCAAGGAGTTCATCGCCCAGAAGGAGTTCATCTTCCCGCCCGAGCCCAGCGTCAAGTTGGTCATCGATACCTTCGAGTGGGGCCCCCGCAACGTGCCGAAGTGGAACTTCATCTCGGTCTCGGGCTACCACATCCGTGAGGCGGGTTCCACCGCCGTGCAGGAGCTGGCCTACACCTTGGCCGACGGCTTCGAGTACGTGGAGGCTGCGCTCGAGCGCGGCCTCGACATCGACGAGTTCGCCCCGCGCATCTCCTTCTTCTTCAACGCCCACAACGACTTCTTCGAGGAAGTGTGCAAGTTCCGCGCCGCCAGGCGTATCTGGGCCAAACAGATGCGCGAGCGCTACAAGGCCAAGAACCCGGCTAGCTGGATGCTGCGCACCCACGCCCAGACCGCCGGCGTTTCGCTTACCGCGCAGCAGCCCCTCAACAACATCGCCCGCGTGGCCATCCAGGCCCTGGCCGCGGTGTTGGGGGGCACCAACTCCCTGCACACCGACGCCTACGACGAGGCCTTGGCCTTGCCTACCGAGGAGTCGGCCAAGATCGCCTTGCGCACCCAGCAGATCATCGCCTACGAAAGCGGTGTGACCCACACCGCCGACCCCTTGGCCGGCAGCTACTACGTCGAGTGGCTCACCGACGAGATGGAGCGCCAGGCCATGCAGATCATCGAGGAGATCCGGCGCATGGGCGGGGTGGTGCGCGCCATCGAGGAGGGCTATTTCTTGCGCGAGATCGCCGATGCCTCCTACCGCTTCCAGCAAGAGGTCGAGCGCGGTGAGCGCATCATCGTGGGTGTGAACGCCTTCCAGGACGAGGGCTTGCAGGTGCCCATCCAGCTCATCGACCCCGAGGTGGAGAAGGTGCAGAACGCCCGGCTGGCCCAGGTGCGCCGCGAGCGCGACCCCGCCGCCGTGCAGGCGGCCCTCGAGGGCCTGCGCCGCGCAGCCAGAGAAGGCCGCAACACCATGCCCCACTTCGTCGAGTGCGCCCTGGCCTACTGCACCCTGGGCGAGATGATGGACGAGCTGCGGGCGGTGTACGGGGTCTACGAGGAGCCGGTGCTGGTCTGA
- a CDS encoding TQO small subunit DoxD, which translates to MAAVRIGTNVQIPEPSLTRFLFADARLSPIWLILRVYLGWQWLEAGWGKLTNPAGVWIGDKAGTAVGGFLERALSKTTGEHPDVTGWYAWFIQNVALPNKVLFSYLVTYGEILVGLALIVGFLTGFAAFFAGLMNAAFLLAGTVSANPWMFIVATWLVLAWRTAGYLGLDYFVLPRLGVVFRRRSEAGAQSS; encoded by the coding sequence ATGGCAGCGGTAAGGATCGGCACCAACGTCCAGATACCCGAGCCCAGCCTCACGCGCTTTCTCTTCGCGGATGCCAGGCTCTCGCCCATCTGGCTGATCTTGCGGGTTTACCTGGGCTGGCAGTGGCTCGAGGCGGGTTGGGGCAAGCTCACCAACCCGGCTGGGGTTTGGATCGGGGATAAAGCGGGAACGGCGGTGGGCGGCTTCCTCGAGCGGGCGTTGAGCAAGACCACCGGCGAGCACCCCGACGTGACGGGCTGGTACGCCTGGTTCATCCAGAACGTGGCCCTGCCCAACAAGGTGCTCTTCAGCTACCTGGTGACCTACGGGGAAATCCTGGTCGGACTGGCGCTGATCGTCGGCTTCCTCACCGGCTTTGCGGCCTTTTTTGCCGGCCTGATGAACGCGGCCTTCCTGCTCGCAGGCACCGTCAGCGCCAACCCCTGGATGTTCATCGTCGCCACCTGGCTCGTCCTCGCCTGGCGCACCGCGGGCTACTTGGGCCTCGACTACTTCGTCCTGCCCCGGCTGGGCGTGGTCTTCAGGAGAAGGAGCGAAGCAGGAGCACAGAGCTCATAG
- a CDS encoding metallophosphoesterase family protein, whose translation MLLRTLILLLLLLGSWVCAQRLAVIGDWGAASPHRPKVAQAMRETHEQRPFDGLLTLGDNFYPRGEPVQAFLDELPRVRIYPAFGNHDVPALGAQLKLFGVERPYYSFRLGALEVFVVYSEGFDPAQRSWLEAALRASRAPWKVLALHRPLYSSGLHGGSRSLRSALEPLLLRYGVRLVLAGHDHDYERLEARGITHVVCGGGGAYLRGFLKAVPQSQVRAVAAHFGVLEASDERLTFTAVAPEKEVLDTFTLKR comes from the coding sequence ATGCTTCTGCGAACGCTGATCCTGCTGTTGTTGCTGTTGGGGTCGTGGGTATGCGCCCAGCGCCTCGCCGTGATCGGGGACTGGGGGGCGGCCAGCCCTCACCGGCCCAAGGTAGCCCAGGCCATGCGCGAAACCCACGAGCAGCGCCCCTTCGACGGCCTGCTCACGCTGGGGGACAACTTTTACCCCAGGGGCGAGCCCGTGCAAGCTTTCCTCGACGAGTTGCCCAGAGTGCGCATCTACCCAGCCTTCGGCAACCACGACGTTCCGGCACTGGGGGCGCAGCTCAAGCTCTTCGGCGTAGAGCGGCCCTACTACAGCTTCCGGCTGGGGGCGCTCGAGGTCTTCGTGGTCTACTCCGAAGGGTTCGACCCGGCGCAACGAAGCTGGCTCGAGGCCGCCCTCAGGGCCTCGAGGGCCCCCTGGAAGGTGCTGGCGCTGCACCGACCGCTGTACAGCTCGGGTTTGCATGGGGGCAGCCGCAGCTTGCGCAGCGCGCTCGAGCCCCTGCTGCTACGCTACGGCGTTCGCCTGGTGCTGGCCGGACACGACCACGACTACGAGCGCCTCGAGGCCAGAGGCATCACCCACGTGGTCTGCGGGGGCGGAGGGGCCTACTTGCGCGGCTTCCTCAAGGCAGTACCCCAAAGCCAGGTGCGTGCAGTGGCAGCCCACTTCGGGGTACTCGAGGCCTCCGACGAGCGGCTGACCTTCACGGCAGTCGCGCCGGAGAAGGAGGTGCTCGACACTTTCACGCTCAAGCGGTGA
- a CDS encoding HIT domain-containing protein, with product MDNPTVFGKIIRREIPASIVYEDEEFIAFEDIRPRSKVHILVCPKEYIPTLADYPDTEEGARKLGKLLLTANRIARQMGLEGYFVRIHVGEKGGQEVFHMHVHLRSDA from the coding sequence ATGGACAACCCCACCGTCTTCGGCAAGATCATCCGCCGTGAAATCCCCGCCAGCATCGTCTACGAGGACGAGGAGTTCATCGCCTTCGAGGATATCCGCCCCCGCTCGAAGGTGCACATCCTGGTCTGTCCCAAGGAATATATCCCCACCCTGGCCGACTACCCCGACACCGAGGAGGGTGCGCGCAAACTGGGCAAGCTGCTGCTGACGGCCAACCGCATCGCCCGCCAGATGGGCCTCGAGGGCTACTTCGTGCGCATCCACGTGGGCGAGAAGGGGGGGCAGGAAGTGTTTCACATGCACGTGCACTTGCGGTCGGACGCTTAA
- a CDS encoding HEPN domain-containing protein yields MNRAPDWLEQAEKDLALAEIARNATRHEWACFAAQQAAEKAVKALHLSHGQEAWGHLVARLLRELPLSAPQELVEKARTLDALYIPTRYPDAFPEGSPSEHYGPMQSEEAIRYAREILAFVRDHMAQP; encoded by the coding sequence ATGAACCGCGCCCCAGACTGGCTGGAGCAGGCCGAGAAGGATCTGGCCCTCGCGGAAATCGCCCGCAACGCCACCCGACATGAGTGGGCCTGCTTCGCGGCTCAGCAGGCGGCGGAGAAAGCAGTGAAGGCCCTGCACCTCTCCCACGGCCAGGAAGCCTGGGGGCATCTGGTGGCGCGACTCCTGCGCGAACTTCCCCTGTCTGCACCTCAAGAGCTCGTGGAAAAGGCCCGGACACTGGATGCCCTCTACATTCCAACCCGCTACCCCGATGCCTTTCCCGAAGGCTCCCCAAGCGAGCACTACGGTCCCATGCAAAGCGAGGAGGCGATTCGCTATGCCCGTGAGATCCTTGCGTTCGTCCGTGATCACATGGCCCAGCCGTGA
- a CDS encoding nucleotidyltransferase domain-containing protein codes for MPVRSLRSSVITWPSREAVEQGLREWVQRLELPGLLAAGYFGSYARGDQGPGSDLDIILIVQEASLPPWQRPRLLPLEELPVPAEALVYTQAEWRKLPRASPRFARTLALEARWLIGPPMP; via the coding sequence ATGCCCGTGAGATCCTTGCGTTCGTCCGTGATCACATGGCCCAGCCGTGAAGCGGTGGAGCAGGGCTTGCGGGAGTGGGTACAGCGGCTCGAGCTCCCCGGCCTCCTGGCAGCCGGCTACTTCGGCTCCTATGCTCGTGGCGATCAGGGGCCCGGAAGCGACTTGGACATCATCCTCATCGTCCAGGAGGCTTCTTTGCCCCCCTGGCAGAGGCCCCGTCTCCTGCCCCTGGAGGAGTTGCCTGTGCCGGCTGAAGCCTTGGTCTACACCCAGGCCGAGTGGCGGAAGCTGCCTCGAGCCAGCCCCCGCTTCGCTCGAACCCTGGCCCTCGAAGCCCGCTGGCTCATCGGCCCGCCTATGCCCTAG
- a CDS encoding MiaB/RimO family radical SAM methylthiotransferase, whose amino-acid sequence MRLAVRTLGCKVNQVESDALVGLLRALEPQVVRLEEGADLVVINTCAVTTSAEADARKEVRRARRANPQAFIVVTGCYAELVPAQLAELGADAVVPNARKAELPRVILEHFGLPADPLTTPPNEFWGAGERGLLNNWVRAFVKVQDGCNAGCAYCIIPRLRGRERHRDSRDALSEAKRLLEAGVQEIVLTGVRLGSYKGHPRGVAGLVEELALMGAKVRLSSIEPEDTDESLLRTIARYAPQVRPHLHLSLQTGSQRLLKLMGRRYDKDYYRELVMRAYELIPGFALTTDVIAGLPTESEEEHQQTLEFLRELRPSRVHAFTYTPRPKTRAASLPQVPIEIRKRRTHEIIALAQQLAAQRIAPKLGSRVEVLLESRRGGQWVGHTPDYYEVLADGPASKQGQTVWVRVERLEGYTLIGPVEAVKEEPQRVLLPMA is encoded by the coding sequence ATGCGGCTGGCGGTGCGCACCTTGGGTTGCAAGGTCAATCAGGTTGAGTCCGATGCCTTGGTGGGGCTGCTGCGGGCGCTCGAGCCCCAGGTGGTGCGGCTGGAGGAGGGGGCCGACTTGGTGGTGATCAACACCTGTGCCGTGACCACCAGCGCCGAGGCCGATGCCCGCAAGGAGGTGCGCCGGGCGCGGCGGGCCAACCCCCAGGCCTTCATCGTGGTCACCGGTTGCTACGCCGAGCTGGTCCCCGCCCAACTGGCCGAGCTGGGCGCCGACGCCGTGGTGCCCAACGCCCGCAAAGCCGAGCTGCCCAGGGTGATCCTCGAGCACTTCGGCCTGCCTGCCGACCCCCTCACCACCCCGCCCAACGAGTTCTGGGGAGCCGGGGAGCGCGGCTTGCTCAACAACTGGGTGCGGGCCTTCGTCAAGGTGCAAGACGGCTGCAACGCGGGCTGTGCCTACTGCATCATCCCCCGGCTGCGCGGGCGTGAGCGCCACCGTGACAGCCGCGATGCGCTGAGCGAGGCGAAGAGGCTGCTCGAGGCCGGGGTACAGGAGATCGTGCTGACGGGTGTGCGATTGGGCTCCTACAAGGGCCATCCGCGCGGGGTGGCGGGCCTGGTGGAGGAGCTGGCCCTGATGGGGGCCAAGGTGCGCCTGAGCTCTATCGAGCCCGAGGACACCGATGAGAGCCTGCTGCGCACCATCGCCCGCTATGCCCCGCAGGTGCGACCTCACCTGCACCTGAGCCTGCAAACCGGCTCCCAGCGCCTGCTCAAGCTGATGGGCCGCCGCTACGACAAGGACTACTACCGCGAGCTGGTCATGCGGGCCTACGAGCTGATCCCCGGCTTCGCCCTCACCACCGACGTGATCGCGGGGTTGCCCACCGAGAGCGAAGAGGAACACCAGCAGACGCTCGAGTTCCTGCGCGAGTTGCGCCCCAGCCGCGTTCACGCCTTCACCTACACCCCCCGCCCCAAGACCCGCGCCGCCTCCCTGCCCCAGGTGCCCATCGAAATTCGCAAAAGGCGCACCCACGAGATCATCGCCCTGGCCCAACAACTCGCCGCCCAGCGCATCGCCCCCAAGCTCGGCAGCCGCGTGGAGGTGTTGCTCGAGTCCCGCCGAGGGGGGCAGTGGGTGGGCCACACCCCCGACTACTACGAGGTCCTGGCCGACGGTCCCGCCTCCAAACAGGGCCAGACCGTGTGGGTGCGGGTCGAGCGTCTCGAGGGCTACACCCTCATCGGGCCGGTGGAGGCGGTGAAGGAAGAGCCGCAGCGCGTGCTCTTGCCGATGGCCTAG
- a CDS encoding threonine/serine dehydratase, giving the protein MITLEDIQAAARRIAPYVHRTPVLTSHNLDRMFGKELFFKAEHLQKTGSFKARGAVNAALQLQKPKGIIAVSSGNHAQGAAYAARVIGVPALVVMPQDASETKKAATRAYGAEVFDEGVTVENREEIVRQKAAELGYALIHPFDDHAVMAGQGTQALELLEQVEGLEAVLVAVGGGGLISGIATVVKQLRPECEVIGVEPENANDAQQSLRLGRRVKLEQAPQTVADGVRTLMVGERTFAVMQKHVDRILTVPDEVTLEAQRLMMSRLKQVVEPTAGLALGPVLMSYELPKRIAVIVCGGNWMP; this is encoded by the coding sequence GTGATCACGCTCGAGGACATCCAGGCCGCCGCCCGCCGCATCGCCCCTTACGTTCACCGCACGCCAGTGCTCACCAGCCACAACCTGGACCGGATGTTCGGCAAGGAGCTTTTCTTCAAGGCCGAGCACCTGCAAAAGACCGGCAGTTTCAAGGCTCGAGGCGCGGTCAACGCCGCCTTACAGCTGCAAAAGCCCAAGGGCATCATCGCCGTGTCCTCGGGCAACCACGCCCAGGGCGCAGCCTACGCGGCCCGGGTGATCGGGGTCCCCGCGCTGGTGGTCATGCCCCAAGACGCCTCCGAAACCAAGAAGGCCGCCACCCGCGCCTACGGGGCGGAGGTCTTCGACGAGGGCGTGACGGTGGAGAACCGCGAGGAGATCGTGCGGCAGAAGGCCGCCGAGCTGGGCTACGCCCTGATCCATCCCTTCGACGACCACGCGGTGATGGCCGGACAGGGCACCCAGGCGCTGGAGTTGCTCGAGCAGGTCGAGGGGCTCGAGGCCGTGCTGGTAGCGGTGGGGGGCGGCGGCCTGATCTCGGGCATCGCCACCGTGGTCAAGCAGCTGCGGCCCGAGTGCGAGGTGATCGGGGTCGAGCCCGAGAACGCCAACGACGCCCAGCAGAGCCTCCGCTTGGGTCGGCGCGTCAAGCTGGAGCAAGCCCCCCAAACTGTGGCCGACGGCGTACGTACGCTGATGGTCGGCGAGCGCACCTTTGCGGTGATGCAAAAGCACGTCGACCGCATCCTCACCGTGCCCGACGAGGTGACGCTCGAGGCCCAGCGCCTGATGATGAGCCGCCTCAAGCAGGTGGTCGAGCCCACCGCCGGACTGGCCCTCGGCCCCGTCTTGATGTCTTACGAGCTGCCCAAGCGGATAGCCGTGATCGTCTGCGGGGGCAACTGGATGCCGTAG
- a CDS encoding M28 family metallopeptidase, producing the protein MKRSLWLALLLSFSALSFAPERAKADLDYLVGIGPRVAGSPAAAQAAEYLAQQARVAGYVAEFQPFSYTRSRDTGSSLSLGESRLEAFALSGSPGGIFEARLQAVPGIGAAGDYDKLDVQGKIVVVRRGGIPFLEKARQAAARGALAIVVVNNEPGGVRGTYGTTGPIPGVTVAGREGEGLFARSGEQARLVVGAVLEQAHSRNVIARRADSQAPAVIVGGHYDSVTGAPGANDNASGTVTVLELARTLLAEGWAKDVWFVWFDGEEDGLWGSRNFVQAYPEWVRGLRAMINLDMVGVRASQMLGIGGDPALLRLLEQSGAQFNDIGSSGGSDHVPFAQAGVPVLFFHWGIDPNYHQPTDTMADPQLMAETAGVVRLALERILKSNAKR; encoded by the coding sequence ATGAAACGCAGCCTGTGGCTTGCCCTGCTCCTTAGCTTTAGCGCGCTTTCCTTCGCCCCGGAGCGGGCGAAGGCCGACCTGGACTACCTGGTGGGGATTGGGCCCAGGGTGGCGGGGAGCCCTGCGGCGGCCCAGGCCGCCGAGTACCTCGCGCAGCAGGCCAGGGTCGCAGGCTACGTGGCAGAGTTCCAGCCCTTTAGCTACACCCGCAGCCGCGACACCGGCAGCAGTCTGAGCCTGGGGGAGAGCCGCCTCGAGGCCTTTGCGCTTTCGGGCAGCCCGGGTGGGATCTTCGAGGCGAGATTGCAGGCGGTGCCGGGAATTGGCGCAGCGGGCGACTATGACAAGCTGGACGTGCAGGGCAAGATCGTGGTGGTGCGGCGCGGGGGAATTCCCTTCCTCGAGAAAGCCCGCCAGGCGGCGGCCAGGGGCGCGCTGGCGATCGTGGTGGTCAACAACGAGCCGGGTGGGGTGCGGGGTACGTATGGGACCACGGGGCCAATCCCAGGGGTCACGGTCGCCGGGCGGGAGGGGGAGGGGTTGTTTGCCCGCAGTGGGGAACAGGCGCGGCTGGTGGTGGGGGCTGTGCTCGAGCAGGCCCACTCCCGCAACGTCATCGCCCGCCGAGCCGACAGCCAGGCTCCGGCTGTGATCGTGGGCGGTCACTACGACTCGGTGACGGGGGCGCCAGGGGCCAACGATAACGCCTCGGGCACGGTGACGGTGCTCGAGCTCGCGCGAACCCTGCTGGCGGAGGGCTGGGCGAAGGACGTGTGGTTCGTGTGGTTCGACGGGGAAGAGGACGGGCTATGGGGCTCGCGCAACTTCGTGCAGGCCTATCCCGAGTGGGTGCGGGGCCTCAGGGCCATGATCAACCTGGACATGGTGGGGGTGAGGGCGAGCCAGATGCTAGGGATCGGGGGAGATCCGGCCCTGTTGCGCTTGCTCGAGCAGAGCGGGGCGCAGTTCAACGACATCGGCAGCTCAGGGGGCAGCGACCACGTGCCCTTCGCCCAGGCTGGGGTGCCGGTGCTGTTCTTCCACTGGGGAATAGACCCCAACTACCACCAACCCACCGACACCATGGCCGACCCCCAGCTCATGGCCGAGACGGCGGGCGTGGTGCGCTTGGCCCTGGAGCGCATCCTCAAGTCGAATGCAAAGCGCTAA